Proteins found in one Amphiprion ocellaris isolate individual 3 ecotype Okinawa chromosome 22, ASM2253959v1, whole genome shotgun sequence genomic segment:
- the LOC111567006 gene encoding synaptonemal complex protein 2-like isoform X3: MENCLHRGDAAQLVSLLRREGLTTTTVTRLDILVTKDLCGSHFSRVLVVLKSLMILSENRNDLQTLLSLGLTAKVLLWFEAVADLLTSDLHRGSAPLLSLTEVMFDYFLMLGQDSLPVSQLSVVLLQLAQFTLEPEINFPLRLQSIKTFNSIVESLSREQRREIQNENNQILSQVAAAVLTVGDYELQASLSEVLCRLTPRRERQQRANQWFSNRDISDAFCDIRDAEFEVDCRRFLNFVNCYHGDQRRVYTFPCLRAFLSSTQLFAPKDDKLDEFWIDFNVGSGCVSFFIDEPQGFLWGSIHLLKEDVDHYSLQDKDDETVLSVQLNNPIMHQDSRGQTVELSFSCGLHRELEEAAGRVFMKVQRSPHPPDGGPVQASPSAGRLSGRSYSRKKAPSKSQLRILPLSPPRSEEDFAVLTLKTRNRGEILFDQIRNSTPTTAHSGFQVNADLTDNVDAPEAHLSGSTPPDSGVPECVELQVSKEFRRSHSPSEKQVFRKREVPDSGYLSDQTEGTPVHKRRVEPQQEGEESNSALTGVEPTVESQFYEGAEPVSDIMASIRTFRAEQEQYFTGSWHRVEAEVLHSLNKCHQNVSSLLNAVHQHRLSLLQSFESSVSDQLTQLEENSTNLNSINTQFLSLFQSEMQRLCTFCNEHLHRLKSLKGEKSGAEHRSSQ; the protein is encoded by the exons ATGGAGAACTGTCTCCATCGTGGAGATGCAGCTCAGCTGGTTTCTTTGTTGCGTCGTGAAGgactcaccaccaccaccgtcaccaggCTGGACATACTGGTTACCAAG gaCCTGTGTGGATCTCACTTCAGCAGAGTTCTGGTGGTTTTAAAGTCTTTAATGATTTtgtctgaaaacagaaatgacCTGCAGACGCTCCTCAGCCTCGGACTGACAGCAAAG GTGTTGCTGTGGTTCGAGGCGGTCGCTGAcctgctgacctctgacctccacaGAGGCTCCGCACCCCTGCTGAGTCTCACTGAGGTGATGTTTGACTACTTCCTG aTGTTGGGTCAAGATTCTCTCccag TCAGTCAGCTGTCTGTGGTTCTTCTTCAGTTGGCTCAATTCACTCTGGAACCTGAAATCAACTTCCCTCTGAGACTGCAG TCCATCAAAACCTTCAACAGCATCGTGGAGTCTCTGAGCCGAGAACAGAGGAGGGAGATCCAGAACGAGAACAACCAGATCCT CTCTCAGGTGGCAGCAGCCGTTCTCACAGTTGGAG ACTACGAGCTGCAGGCAAGCCTATCAGAGGTTCTGTGTCGTCTGACTCCACGCagggagagacagcagagagccAATCAGTGGTTCTCCAACCGTGACATCAGCGATGCCTTCTGTGACATCAGAGACGCAGAGTTTGAGGTG gACTGCAGACGTTTCCTGAACTTCGTTaactgttaccatggagaccagAGACG GGTCTACACCTTCCCCTGCCTGAGAGCCTTCCTCAGCTCCACCCAG CTGTTTGCACCAAAAGACGACAAACTGGATGAGTTCTGGATCGACTTCAACGTGGGCTCAGGATGTGTGAGTTTCTTCATCGATGAACCTCAG GGTTTTCTGTGGGGATCCATCCACCTGCTAAAGGAGGACGTGGATCATTACAGCTTGCAGGACAAAGATGACG AGACGGTCCTCAGCGTCCAGCTGAACAATCCCATCATGCACCAGGACAGCAGAGGACAGACGGTGGAGCTGAGCTTCAGCTGTGGACTTCacagagagctggaggaggcaGCTGGGAGGGTCTTCATG AAAGTGCAGCGGTCCCCTCATCCTCCAGATGGTGGTCCGGTCCAGGCCTCCCCCTCAGCAGGCAGACTCAGTGGTCGATCCTACAGCCGCAAGAAAGCACCGAGCAAGAGTCAGCTGAGGA TTTTACCGCTGTCGCCTCCGAGGAGCGAAGAAGACTTCGCCGTATTGACG ctgaaaaccagaaacagaggagagatCCTGTTTGATCAGATCAGAAACTCCACTCCTACCACAGCCCACT CTGGTTTCCAGGTAAATGCTGATCTGACTGATAATGTCGACGCCCCTGAAGCCCACCTGTCTGGTTCCACACCACCCGACTCAGGTGTTCCTGAGTGCGTGGAGCTCCAGGTCTCCAAGGAGTTCAGACGAAGCCACTCTCCATCAGAAAAG CAGGTGTTCAGGAAGAGAGAAGTTCCAGATTCAG GTTACCTGTCAGACCAGACTGAGGGCACACCTGTCCACAAGAGGAGGGTGGAGCCTCAGCAGGAGGGGGAGGAGTCTAACTCAGCTCTCACAG GGGTGGAGCCAACTGTGGAGAGTCAATTCTATGAAGGGGCGGAGCCTGTGTCAGACATCATGGCTTCCATCAGGACCttcagagcagagcaggagcaATACTTCACT GGCAGCTGGCACCGAGTGGAAGCTGAAGTTCTTCATTCTCTGAACAAGTGTCATCAAAACGTTTCCTCGCTGCTCAACGCTGTCCATCAACACAG gtTGTCTTTGCTGCAGAGCTTTGAGAGCAGCGTCTCTGATCAGCTGACCCAACTGGAAGAAAACTCAACTAACCTGAACTCCATCAACACTCAGTTCCTG agTCTCTTCCAGTCTGAGATGCAGCGACTCTGCACCTTCTGCAACGAACACCTGCACAG GTTGAAGTCTCTGAAAGGTGAGAAGTCGGGGGCGGAGCATCGGTCCAGCCAATGA
- the LOC111567006 gene encoding synaptonemal complex protein 2-like isoform X1 has protein sequence MFKVLMENCLHRGDAAQLVSLLRREGLTTTTVTRLDILVTKDLCGSHFSRVLVVLKSLMILSENRNDLQTLLSLGLTAKVLLWFEAVADLLTSDLHRGSAPLLSLTEVMFDYFLMLGQDSLPVSQLSVVLLQLAQFTLEPEINFPLRLQSIKTFNSIVESLSREQRREIQNENNQILSQVAAAVLTVGDYELQASLSEVLCRLTPRRERQQRANQWFSNRDISDAFCDIRDAEFEVDCRRFLNFVNCYHGDQRRVYTFPCLRAFLSSTQLFAPKDDKLDEFWIDFNVGSGCVSFFIDEPQGFLWGSIHLLKEDVDHYSLQDKDDETVLSVQLNNPIMHQDSRGQTVELSFSCGLHRELEEAAGRVFMKVQRSPHPPDGGPVQASPSAGRLSGRSYSRKKAPSKSQLRILPLSPPRSEEDFAVLTLKTRNRGEILFDQIRNSTPTTAHSGFQVNADLTDNVDAPEAHLSGSTPPDSGVPECVELQVSKEFRRSHSPSEKQVFRKREVPDSGYLSDQTEGTPVHKRRVEPQQEGEESNSALTGVEPTVESQFYEGAEPVSDIMASIRTFRAEQEQYFTGSWHRVEAEVLHSLNKCHQNVSSLLNAVHQHRLSLLQSFESSVSDQLTQLEENSTNLNSINTQFLSLFQSEMQRLCTFCNEHLHRLKSLKGEKSGAEHRSSQ, from the exons ATG TTTAAGGTTCTAATGGAGAACTGTCTCCATCGTGGAGATGCAGCTCAGCTGGTTTCTTTGTTGCGTCGTGAAGgactcaccaccaccaccgtcaccaggCTGGACATACTGGTTACCAAG gaCCTGTGTGGATCTCACTTCAGCAGAGTTCTGGTGGTTTTAAAGTCTTTAATGATTTtgtctgaaaacagaaatgacCTGCAGACGCTCCTCAGCCTCGGACTGACAGCAAAG GTGTTGCTGTGGTTCGAGGCGGTCGCTGAcctgctgacctctgacctccacaGAGGCTCCGCACCCCTGCTGAGTCTCACTGAGGTGATGTTTGACTACTTCCTG aTGTTGGGTCAAGATTCTCTCccag TCAGTCAGCTGTCTGTGGTTCTTCTTCAGTTGGCTCAATTCACTCTGGAACCTGAAATCAACTTCCCTCTGAGACTGCAG TCCATCAAAACCTTCAACAGCATCGTGGAGTCTCTGAGCCGAGAACAGAGGAGGGAGATCCAGAACGAGAACAACCAGATCCT CTCTCAGGTGGCAGCAGCCGTTCTCACAGTTGGAG ACTACGAGCTGCAGGCAAGCCTATCAGAGGTTCTGTGTCGTCTGACTCCACGCagggagagacagcagagagccAATCAGTGGTTCTCCAACCGTGACATCAGCGATGCCTTCTGTGACATCAGAGACGCAGAGTTTGAGGTG gACTGCAGACGTTTCCTGAACTTCGTTaactgttaccatggagaccagAGACG GGTCTACACCTTCCCCTGCCTGAGAGCCTTCCTCAGCTCCACCCAG CTGTTTGCACCAAAAGACGACAAACTGGATGAGTTCTGGATCGACTTCAACGTGGGCTCAGGATGTGTGAGTTTCTTCATCGATGAACCTCAG GGTTTTCTGTGGGGATCCATCCACCTGCTAAAGGAGGACGTGGATCATTACAGCTTGCAGGACAAAGATGACG AGACGGTCCTCAGCGTCCAGCTGAACAATCCCATCATGCACCAGGACAGCAGAGGACAGACGGTGGAGCTGAGCTTCAGCTGTGGACTTCacagagagctggaggaggcaGCTGGGAGGGTCTTCATG AAAGTGCAGCGGTCCCCTCATCCTCCAGATGGTGGTCCGGTCCAGGCCTCCCCCTCAGCAGGCAGACTCAGTGGTCGATCCTACAGCCGCAAGAAAGCACCGAGCAAGAGTCAGCTGAGGA TTTTACCGCTGTCGCCTCCGAGGAGCGAAGAAGACTTCGCCGTATTGACG ctgaaaaccagaaacagaggagagatCCTGTTTGATCAGATCAGAAACTCCACTCCTACCACAGCCCACT CTGGTTTCCAGGTAAATGCTGATCTGACTGATAATGTCGACGCCCCTGAAGCCCACCTGTCTGGTTCCACACCACCCGACTCAGGTGTTCCTGAGTGCGTGGAGCTCCAGGTCTCCAAGGAGTTCAGACGAAGCCACTCTCCATCAGAAAAG CAGGTGTTCAGGAAGAGAGAAGTTCCAGATTCAG GTTACCTGTCAGACCAGACTGAGGGCACACCTGTCCACAAGAGGAGGGTGGAGCCTCAGCAGGAGGGGGAGGAGTCTAACTCAGCTCTCACAG GGGTGGAGCCAACTGTGGAGAGTCAATTCTATGAAGGGGCGGAGCCTGTGTCAGACATCATGGCTTCCATCAGGACCttcagagcagagcaggagcaATACTTCACT GGCAGCTGGCACCGAGTGGAAGCTGAAGTTCTTCATTCTCTGAACAAGTGTCATCAAAACGTTTCCTCGCTGCTCAACGCTGTCCATCAACACAG gtTGTCTTTGCTGCAGAGCTTTGAGAGCAGCGTCTCTGATCAGCTGACCCAACTGGAAGAAAACTCAACTAACCTGAACTCCATCAACACTCAGTTCCTG agTCTCTTCCAGTCTGAGATGCAGCGACTCTGCACCTTCTGCAACGAACACCTGCACAG GTTGAAGTCTCTGAAAGGTGAGAAGTCGGGGGCGGAGCATCGGTCCAGCCAATGA
- the LOC111567006 gene encoding synaptonemal complex protein 2-like isoform X4: MQLSWFLCCVVKDSPPPPSPGWTYWLPRNDLQTLLSLGLTAKVLLWFEAVADLLTSDLHRGSAPLLSLTEVMFDYFLMLGQDSLPVSQLSVVLLQLAQFTLEPEINFPLRLQSIKTFNSIVESLSREQRREIQNENNQILSQVAAAVLTVGDYELQASLSEVLCRLTPRRERQQRANQWFSNRDISDAFCDIRDAEFEVDCRRFLNFVNCYHGDQRRVYTFPCLRAFLSSTQLFAPKDDKLDEFWIDFNVGSGCVSFFIDEPQGFLWGSIHLLKEDVDHYSLQDKDDETVLSVQLNNPIMHQDSRGQTVELSFSCGLHRELEEAAGRVFMKVQRSPHPPDGGPVQASPSAGRLSGRSYSRKKAPSKSQLRILPLSPPRSEEDFAVLTLKTRNRGEILFDQIRNSTPTTAHSGFQVNADLTDNVDAPEAHLSGSTPPDSGVPECVELQVSKEFRRSHSPSEKQVFRKREVPDSGYLSDQTEGTPVHKRRVEPQQEGEESNSALTGVEPTVESQFYEGAEPVSDIMASIRTFRAEQEQYFTGSWHRVEAEVLHSLNKCHQNVSSLLNAVHQHRLSLLQSFESSVSDQLTQLEENSTNLNSINTQFLSLFQSEMQRLCTFCNEHLHRLKSLKGEKSGAEHRSSQ; this comes from the exons ATGCAGCTCAGCTGGTTTCTTTGTTGCGTCGTGAAGgactcaccaccaccaccgtcaccaggCTGGACATACTGGTTACCAAG aaatgacCTGCAGACGCTCCTCAGCCTCGGACTGACAGCAAAG GTGTTGCTGTGGTTCGAGGCGGTCGCTGAcctgctgacctctgacctccacaGAGGCTCCGCACCCCTGCTGAGTCTCACTGAGGTGATGTTTGACTACTTCCTG aTGTTGGGTCAAGATTCTCTCccag TCAGTCAGCTGTCTGTGGTTCTTCTTCAGTTGGCTCAATTCACTCTGGAACCTGAAATCAACTTCCCTCTGAGACTGCAG TCCATCAAAACCTTCAACAGCATCGTGGAGTCTCTGAGCCGAGAACAGAGGAGGGAGATCCAGAACGAGAACAACCAGATCCT CTCTCAGGTGGCAGCAGCCGTTCTCACAGTTGGAG ACTACGAGCTGCAGGCAAGCCTATCAGAGGTTCTGTGTCGTCTGACTCCACGCagggagagacagcagagagccAATCAGTGGTTCTCCAACCGTGACATCAGCGATGCCTTCTGTGACATCAGAGACGCAGAGTTTGAGGTG gACTGCAGACGTTTCCTGAACTTCGTTaactgttaccatggagaccagAGACG GGTCTACACCTTCCCCTGCCTGAGAGCCTTCCTCAGCTCCACCCAG CTGTTTGCACCAAAAGACGACAAACTGGATGAGTTCTGGATCGACTTCAACGTGGGCTCAGGATGTGTGAGTTTCTTCATCGATGAACCTCAG GGTTTTCTGTGGGGATCCATCCACCTGCTAAAGGAGGACGTGGATCATTACAGCTTGCAGGACAAAGATGACG AGACGGTCCTCAGCGTCCAGCTGAACAATCCCATCATGCACCAGGACAGCAGAGGACAGACGGTGGAGCTGAGCTTCAGCTGTGGACTTCacagagagctggaggaggcaGCTGGGAGGGTCTTCATG AAAGTGCAGCGGTCCCCTCATCCTCCAGATGGTGGTCCGGTCCAGGCCTCCCCCTCAGCAGGCAGACTCAGTGGTCGATCCTACAGCCGCAAGAAAGCACCGAGCAAGAGTCAGCTGAGGA TTTTACCGCTGTCGCCTCCGAGGAGCGAAGAAGACTTCGCCGTATTGACG ctgaaaaccagaaacagaggagagatCCTGTTTGATCAGATCAGAAACTCCACTCCTACCACAGCCCACT CTGGTTTCCAGGTAAATGCTGATCTGACTGATAATGTCGACGCCCCTGAAGCCCACCTGTCTGGTTCCACACCACCCGACTCAGGTGTTCCTGAGTGCGTGGAGCTCCAGGTCTCCAAGGAGTTCAGACGAAGCCACTCTCCATCAGAAAAG CAGGTGTTCAGGAAGAGAGAAGTTCCAGATTCAG GTTACCTGTCAGACCAGACTGAGGGCACACCTGTCCACAAGAGGAGGGTGGAGCCTCAGCAGGAGGGGGAGGAGTCTAACTCAGCTCTCACAG GGGTGGAGCCAACTGTGGAGAGTCAATTCTATGAAGGGGCGGAGCCTGTGTCAGACATCATGGCTTCCATCAGGACCttcagagcagagcaggagcaATACTTCACT GGCAGCTGGCACCGAGTGGAAGCTGAAGTTCTTCATTCTCTGAACAAGTGTCATCAAAACGTTTCCTCGCTGCTCAACGCTGTCCATCAACACAG gtTGTCTTTGCTGCAGAGCTTTGAGAGCAGCGTCTCTGATCAGCTGACCCAACTGGAAGAAAACTCAACTAACCTGAACTCCATCAACACTCAGTTCCTG agTCTCTTCCAGTCTGAGATGCAGCGACTCTGCACCTTCTGCAACGAACACCTGCACAG GTTGAAGTCTCTGAAAGGTGAGAAGTCGGGGGCGGAGCATCGGTCCAGCCAATGA
- the LOC111567006 gene encoding synaptonemal complex protein 2-like isoform X2, translated as MFKVLMENCLHRGDAAQLVSLLRREGLTTTTVTRLDILVTKDLCGSHFSRVLVVLKSLMILSENRNDLQTLLSLGLTAKVLLWFEAVADLLTSDLHRGSAPLLSLTEVMFDYFLMLGQDSLPVSQLSVVLLQLAQFTLEPEINFPLRLQSIKTFNSIVESLSREQRREIQNENNQILSQVAAAVLTVGDYELQASLSEVLCRLTPRRERQQRANQWFSNRDISDAFCDIRDAEFEVDCRRFLNFVNCYHGDQRRVYTFPCLRAFLSSTQLFAPKDDKLDEFWIDFNVGSGCVSFFIDEPQGFLWGSIHLLKEDVDHYSLQDKDDETVLSVQLNNPIMHQDSRGQTVELSFSCGLHRELEEAAGRVFMKVQRSPHPPDGGPVQASPSAGRLSGRSYSRKKAPSKSQLRILPLSPPRSEEDFAVLTLKTRNRGEILFDQIRNSTPTTAHSGFQVNADLTDNVDAPEAHLSGSTPPDSGVPECVELQVSKEFRRSHSPSEKVFRKREVPDSGYLSDQTEGTPVHKRRVEPQQEGEESNSALTGVEPTVESQFYEGAEPVSDIMASIRTFRAEQEQYFTGSWHRVEAEVLHSLNKCHQNVSSLLNAVHQHRLSLLQSFESSVSDQLTQLEENSTNLNSINTQFLSLFQSEMQRLCTFCNEHLHRLKSLKGEKSGAEHRSSQ; from the exons ATG TTTAAGGTTCTAATGGAGAACTGTCTCCATCGTGGAGATGCAGCTCAGCTGGTTTCTTTGTTGCGTCGTGAAGgactcaccaccaccaccgtcaccaggCTGGACATACTGGTTACCAAG gaCCTGTGTGGATCTCACTTCAGCAGAGTTCTGGTGGTTTTAAAGTCTTTAATGATTTtgtctgaaaacagaaatgacCTGCAGACGCTCCTCAGCCTCGGACTGACAGCAAAG GTGTTGCTGTGGTTCGAGGCGGTCGCTGAcctgctgacctctgacctccacaGAGGCTCCGCACCCCTGCTGAGTCTCACTGAGGTGATGTTTGACTACTTCCTG aTGTTGGGTCAAGATTCTCTCccag TCAGTCAGCTGTCTGTGGTTCTTCTTCAGTTGGCTCAATTCACTCTGGAACCTGAAATCAACTTCCCTCTGAGACTGCAG TCCATCAAAACCTTCAACAGCATCGTGGAGTCTCTGAGCCGAGAACAGAGGAGGGAGATCCAGAACGAGAACAACCAGATCCT CTCTCAGGTGGCAGCAGCCGTTCTCACAGTTGGAG ACTACGAGCTGCAGGCAAGCCTATCAGAGGTTCTGTGTCGTCTGACTCCACGCagggagagacagcagagagccAATCAGTGGTTCTCCAACCGTGACATCAGCGATGCCTTCTGTGACATCAGAGACGCAGAGTTTGAGGTG gACTGCAGACGTTTCCTGAACTTCGTTaactgttaccatggagaccagAGACG GGTCTACACCTTCCCCTGCCTGAGAGCCTTCCTCAGCTCCACCCAG CTGTTTGCACCAAAAGACGACAAACTGGATGAGTTCTGGATCGACTTCAACGTGGGCTCAGGATGTGTGAGTTTCTTCATCGATGAACCTCAG GGTTTTCTGTGGGGATCCATCCACCTGCTAAAGGAGGACGTGGATCATTACAGCTTGCAGGACAAAGATGACG AGACGGTCCTCAGCGTCCAGCTGAACAATCCCATCATGCACCAGGACAGCAGAGGACAGACGGTGGAGCTGAGCTTCAGCTGTGGACTTCacagagagctggaggaggcaGCTGGGAGGGTCTTCATG AAAGTGCAGCGGTCCCCTCATCCTCCAGATGGTGGTCCGGTCCAGGCCTCCCCCTCAGCAGGCAGACTCAGTGGTCGATCCTACAGCCGCAAGAAAGCACCGAGCAAGAGTCAGCTGAGGA TTTTACCGCTGTCGCCTCCGAGGAGCGAAGAAGACTTCGCCGTATTGACG ctgaaaaccagaaacagaggagagatCCTGTTTGATCAGATCAGAAACTCCACTCCTACCACAGCCCACT CTGGTTTCCAGGTAAATGCTGATCTGACTGATAATGTCGACGCCCCTGAAGCCCACCTGTCTGGTTCCACACCACCCGACTCAGGTGTTCCTGAGTGCGTGGAGCTCCAGGTCTCCAAGGAGTTCAGACGAAGCCACTCTCCATCAGAAAAG GTGTTCAGGAAGAGAGAAGTTCCAGATTCAG GTTACCTGTCAGACCAGACTGAGGGCACACCTGTCCACAAGAGGAGGGTGGAGCCTCAGCAGGAGGGGGAGGAGTCTAACTCAGCTCTCACAG GGGTGGAGCCAACTGTGGAGAGTCAATTCTATGAAGGGGCGGAGCCTGTGTCAGACATCATGGCTTCCATCAGGACCttcagagcagagcaggagcaATACTTCACT GGCAGCTGGCACCGAGTGGAAGCTGAAGTTCTTCATTCTCTGAACAAGTGTCATCAAAACGTTTCCTCGCTGCTCAACGCTGTCCATCAACACAG gtTGTCTTTGCTGCAGAGCTTTGAGAGCAGCGTCTCTGATCAGCTGACCCAACTGGAAGAAAACTCAACTAACCTGAACTCCATCAACACTCAGTTCCTG agTCTCTTCCAGTCTGAGATGCAGCGACTCTGCACCTTCTGCAACGAACACCTGCACAG GTTGAAGTCTCTGAAAGGTGAGAAGTCGGGGGCGGAGCATCGGTCCAGCCAATGA
- the gcm2 gene encoding chorion-specific transcription factor GCMb, which produces MSRAEERDEADCVCSVGMKLTWDINDPKLPQDMKQSDPFQEWTDGYVRYIYSAEDKNAQRHLSGWAMRNTNNHNCQILKKSCLGVVVCSRGCTLPDGSRLQLRPAICDKARQKQQKKLCPSCNAALELLPCRGHSGYPVTNFWRVDGKAIFFQAKGVHDHPRPESKSETEARRSSVKRRVSSPPFTPKRRLLEPQTLGPALLSCVEPADRISFMEPNFPQHYPAFQSPEAYYNPHNALGEAPPTLQKPANPRLYMSRPSYEFQGYLTSSSYPVTSDLCDPRVAPVLGSSSSSSSSAAPLSSSSSFDPQTKPPAGWKELLKSSTPYSDNHHYYSAEYPCRYPSNPPGSPAALQTIITTTTKVSYQPCPKPPAALPSYQSCPKPPSGLPSYQPCAPPKQSGLPGCSSLLEDASPSSYSTEVKVTDESGGVIKSLSFQPEPLQTKTERADGYDYRYAYPNTYRYDDY; this is translated from the exons ATGTCCCGGGCGGAGGAGCGGGACGAGGCGGACTGTGTTTGCTCCGTTGGGATGAAGCTGACCTGGGACATCAACGACCCCAAACTACCGCAG gacaTGAAGCAGTCCGACCCATTCCAGGAGTGGACAGACGGTTATGTTCGCTACATCTACAGCG ctgaAGATAAGAACGCTCAGAGACACCTGTCCGGCTGGGCCATGAGGAAcaccaacaaccacaactgtcAGATCCTGAAGAAGTCGTGTTTGGGCGTCGTGGTCTGTTCTCGAGGCTGCACCCTGCCGGACGGGTCTAGACTGCAGCTACGTCCCGCCATCTGCGACAAGGCCCGGCAGAAACAGCAGA agaaATTGTGTCCAAGCTGCAACGCCGCTCTGGAGCTGCTGCCCTGCCGCGGCCACAGCGGTTACCCCGTCACCAACTTCTGGAGGGTCGATGGGAAGGCCATCTTCTTCCAG GCTAAAGGGGTCCATGACCATCCCAGACCAGAATCCAAATCAGAGACTGAAGCCAGAAGAAGTTCAGTGAAGAGACGAGTCAGCTCACCTCCGTTTACACCTAAGAGACGACTCCTGGAACCGCAG ACTCTTGGTCCCGCCCTCCTCTCCTGTGTCGAACCAGCAGACAGAATCTCCTTCATGGAGCCGAACTTCCCACAGCATTACCCAGCATTCCAGAGCCCGGAAGCCTACTACAACCCCCACAATGCACTGGGAGAGGCCCCGCCCACACTGCAGAAACCAGCCAATCCCAGGCTGTACATGAGCCGACCCAGCTATGAGTTCCAAGGATACCTGACCTCATCTTCATACCCTGTGACCTCCGACCTATGCGACCCCAG GGTGGCTCCGGTCCtcggctcctcctcctcctcgtcttcatcggcagctcctctgtcctcctcctcctccttcgaCCCGCAGACGAAGCCGCCGGCTGGTTGGAAGGAACTGCTGAAGAGCTCCACCCCCTACAGCGACAATCACCACTACTACAGCGCCGAGTACCCCTGCCGTTACCCCAGCAACCCCCCGGGGTCCCCGGCCGCACTGCAGACCATCATCACCACGACAACCAAG GTGTCCTACCAGCCCTGCCCGAAGCCTCCTGCAGCTCTGCCTTCCTATCAGTCGTGTCCCAAACCTCCGAGTGGCCTCCCGTCCTACCAGCCCTGTGCTCCCCCCAAACAGTCAGGCCTCCCCGGCTGCTCCTCCCTGCTGGAAGATGCCTCCCCATCCTCATACTCCACCGAGGTGAAGGTGACGGACGAGTCGGGCGGAGTCATCAAGTCCTTGTCATTTCAGCCTGAACCTCTGCAGACCAAAACAGAGCGAGCTGACGGCTACGACTACCGCTACGCTTACCCCAACACCTATCGCTATGACGACTACTGA